From Mycolicibacterium nivoides, a single genomic window includes:
- a CDS encoding MarR family winged helix-turn-helix transcriptional regulator: MTAPDSEPLGYLLHRVAATLRPEAAAVLAPLGLGLAEFVCLRIISLNPGLTSAELARFTNVSAQATNQLLHRLEAAGAVRRPDTAAAGKALPAELTASGRALLTRAEEAVHTADQRVLDRLTPTEQRQLKALLRKAGRGDNPCGPVGR; the protein is encoded by the coding sequence ATGACTGCCCCCGACAGCGAGCCGCTGGGATACCTCCTGCACCGGGTAGCTGCCACGCTGCGGCCAGAAGCGGCCGCGGTTCTCGCTCCGCTCGGACTCGGACTGGCGGAGTTCGTCTGCCTGCGGATCATCTCGCTGAACCCCGGGCTCACCAGCGCCGAACTGGCCCGCTTCACCAACGTCAGCGCGCAGGCGACCAACCAGCTGCTGCACCGCCTGGAAGCCGCGGGCGCGGTGCGCCGCCCCGATACAGCGGCGGCGGGCAAGGCGCTGCCCGCCGAACTCACTGCGTCGGGCCGAGCGTTGCTCACCCGCGCCGAGGAGGCCGTGCACACCGCCGATCAGCGGGTACTGGACCGCCTGACGCCCACCGAACAGCGGCAACTCAAGGCGTTGTTACGCAAAGCCGGACGGGGCGACAACCCGTGCGGTCCGGTCGGCCGCTGA
- a CDS encoding nitric oxide reductase activation protein NorD: protein MTGTEPAGLQRFRLLATFIVGRAVDVAPAPAGRLAHTDGRVVFVSADLTEAEQRRELVLQCALLAAGSLDRQWVKALRIRPALASRYLSEEGHRALAELASRVPLAATLCPVNRHSTAGPADSLALAKSRAPVFDPPEWFGVIRPTMLLRSARDATGPGCSRDARFAFDPVASGSDDDADDDDANDEGPTEESKILKLFEAPAFTSRALSEFLRKMFGGSRSFGDDSAGAELPIGAVRRARQVGANARPLPIRIEFADKGRPDVAVSAGGALYPEWDTHNDRYRPQWCRVIDFPLTSAAEVTPAGAAPDHMLRQRLSRVGLGPKILRGRADGDELDTEALVDLFVDLRSGHAPPEHIYTERRNLDRNLGVLILLDVSGSVTDTDTEGLAVHDHQLQAAETLAATLEELGDRVAVYGFRSQGRQAVHLLAIKTFEQRFGAAERSRLGQLQPFGYTRLGAGIRGAGEILKTQAGAPHRLLLVLSDGYPYDDGYEGRYAQADAAKALEELRADGMACLCLSIGAPADPDALVQVFGSASHAGAATLSELSPRMDELFLSALAELAAPMQRRRASAADRTARVVAPSGFA, encoded by the coding sequence GTGACCGGAACCGAACCCGCAGGGCTGCAGCGGTTTCGATTGCTCGCGACGTTCATCGTAGGCCGGGCAGTCGATGTGGCGCCGGCTCCGGCCGGTCGGCTCGCGCATACCGACGGCCGCGTCGTCTTCGTCTCGGCGGATCTGACCGAGGCCGAGCAACGCCGTGAACTGGTGCTGCAATGTGCGCTGCTGGCAGCCGGAAGTCTGGACCGCCAGTGGGTGAAGGCGTTGCGCATCCGGCCGGCACTGGCCTCGCGTTACCTGTCCGAAGAGGGGCATCGAGCCCTGGCTGAGTTGGCTTCCCGAGTTCCGCTGGCGGCCACCCTGTGTCCGGTCAATCGACACTCCACCGCCGGTCCCGCCGATTCGCTGGCACTGGCCAAAAGCCGTGCCCCGGTGTTCGATCCACCGGAATGGTTCGGTGTCATCAGGCCCACGATGCTGCTGAGGTCTGCCCGCGACGCCACAGGTCCGGGGTGCTCCCGCGACGCGCGGTTCGCATTCGACCCGGTGGCGAGCGGTTCGGATGACGACGCTGACGATGACGACGCCAACGACGAGGGGCCAACCGAGGAGAGCAAGATCCTCAAGCTGTTCGAGGCGCCGGCCTTCACATCGCGAGCTCTCTCGGAATTCCTCCGGAAGATGTTCGGCGGCTCGCGTTCGTTCGGCGATGACAGCGCCGGTGCCGAGCTGCCGATCGGTGCGGTTCGGCGGGCACGTCAGGTTGGGGCGAACGCCAGGCCTCTGCCCATCCGGATCGAGTTCGCCGACAAGGGCAGGCCGGACGTTGCGGTGAGCGCCGGAGGTGCGCTGTACCCGGAATGGGATACCCACAACGACCGCTACCGGCCGCAGTGGTGCCGGGTCATCGATTTTCCGCTGACCTCCGCGGCGGAGGTGACACCCGCCGGGGCAGCGCCGGATCACATGCTGCGACAGCGTCTATCGCGAGTCGGCCTGGGTCCGAAGATTCTGCGTGGCCGCGCCGATGGTGACGAACTGGATACCGAGGCACTCGTCGACTTGTTCGTAGACCTGCGTTCGGGCCATGCGCCACCGGAGCACATCTACACCGAACGACGGAACCTGGACCGCAACCTAGGTGTTCTGATCCTGCTCGACGTGTCGGGCTCGGTCACCGACACCGACACCGAGGGCCTGGCGGTGCACGACCATCAGTTGCAGGCGGCCGAGACGCTAGCGGCCACGCTCGAAGAACTCGGTGATCGGGTGGCCGTCTACGGTTTCCGCTCCCAAGGCCGCCAAGCCGTGCATCTGCTTGCCATCAAGACCTTCGAGCAACGCTTCGGCGCCGCCGAGCGGTCCCGGCTCGGCCAGCTTCAGCCTTTCGGATATACGCGTCTCGGCGCGGGGATCCGCGGTGCCGGTGAAATCCTCAAAACCCAAGCGGGAGCGCCACACCGGCTGCTGCTCGTACTCTCCGACGGGTACCCGTACGACGACGGCTACGAGGGACGATATGCCCAGGCCGACGCCGCCAAGGCGCTCGAAGAACTGCGGGCCGACGGCATGGCTTGCCTGTGCCTGTCCATTGGCGCGCCCGCCGACCCGGACGCACTCGTTCAGGTCTTCGGCTCAGCCAGTCATGCCGGCGCCGCGACGCTGTCGGAGCTGAGTCCTCGGATGGATGAGTTGTTCTTGTCCGCTCTGGCCGAGCTGGCCGCTCCGATGCAACGGCGACGTGCGTCAGCGGCCGACCGGACCGCACGGGTTGTCGCCCCGTCCGGCTTTGCGTAA